Proteins from a genomic interval of Clostridium sp. AN503:
- a CDS encoding LysR family transcriptional regulator: MNLSQLYYFRKLAQLQHYTKAAKELYITQPSLSDSISSLEKELGIALFQKEGRNIRLTKHGQEFYTYVCAALSELEKGIEAAHEKAGAIGGVIDVGCIPTLCGDFLPKATNGYKQTRNPKVTFNIYTAMTLQIIEQVKSGAYDVGFCSKVDREPDLEFIPILAQELVAIINHEHPLASRSGQAVSFPELAQQKLVTYRQSIPIGGIVANLLKEHGLTASFQFEDEISMGGYVSTNPVVGIAANTAFLRQFDSLDYLKLNIRADTRLVYMVYSKKNYQTKALESFLEYVKTKETSIPR; encoded by the coding sequence ATGAATCTGTCACAGCTTTACTATTTCCGCAAGCTGGCGCAGCTCCAGCATTATACCAAGGCTGCAAAAGAGCTCTACATCACCCAGCCCAGCCTGAGCGACTCCATCTCCTCCCTGGAAAAGGAGCTGGGGATCGCCCTGTTCCAAAAGGAGGGACGGAACATCCGGCTGACCAAGCACGGTCAGGAATTCTACACCTACGTGTGCGCCGCCTTAAGCGAGCTGGAAAAAGGGATTGAGGCGGCCCACGAGAAGGCGGGGGCCATCGGAGGAGTGATCGATGTGGGATGCATCCCGACGCTCTGCGGGGATTTCCTGCCCAAGGCCACCAACGGCTACAAGCAGACCCGCAATCCCAAGGTTACTTTCAACATCTATACCGCCATGACCCTGCAGATCATTGAACAGGTCAAAAGCGGAGCCTATGACGTTGGGTTCTGCTCAAAGGTGGACCGCGAGCCGGACTTAGAGTTCATCCCCATCCTGGCTCAGGAGCTGGTCGCTATCATCAACCATGAGCATCCGCTTGCCTCCCGCAGCGGACAGGCCGTCAGCTTCCCGGAGCTGGCGCAGCAGAAGTTGGTCACCTACCGCCAGTCCATCCCCATCGGCGGGATCGTCGCCAACCTGTTGAAGGAGCACGGTCTGACCGCATCCTTCCAGTTCGAGGATGAGATCAGCATGGGCGGCTACGTATCCACCAACCCGGTCGTGGGCATTGCAGCGAACACAGCCTTCCTTCGGCAGTTCGACAGCCTGGACTACCTAAAGCTGAACATCCGCGCCGACACCCGGCTGGTGTATATGGTGTACAGCAAAAAGAATTACCAGACCAAAGCCCTCGAAAGCTTCCTGGAATATGTAAAAACAAAGGAGACCTCCATCCCCCGTTAA
- a CDS encoding helix-turn-helix domain-containing protein, which yields MSEKEKKPVRIIGERNISLHLSNQEHHERICQIGKAISSPARLQILGLLKNAVMSVQELADTLHIPISSAALHIKNLEEAGLIITETQPGKHGSMRVCTCSMQSFFLQNSDTDADSASNSIFMDMPVGNYYQWDIQPTCGLADENGIIDGYDDVRTFYSPARGRAQLLWFHSGYIEYRFPNIGNPLLSPSEISFQMEICSEAPGYLEHWPSDITISINGHEVGTYCSPGDYGARRGNLTPLCWPNGRTQYGILKTFSVREHGGYIDGALVNQQLGLKQLKLNEQQYISLRIQIKETAHNIGGINLFGEKYGDYPQGIVMSLVY from the coding sequence ATGTCAGAGAAAGAGAAAAAACCGGTCCGGATTATCGGAGAACGCAACATCAGCCTCCACTTAAGTAACCAGGAACACCATGAACGAATCTGTCAGATTGGAAAGGCGATTTCTTCTCCTGCCCGCCTGCAGATCCTTGGCCTCTTAAAAAACGCAGTGATGTCCGTGCAGGAGCTGGCTGACACACTGCATATCCCGATATCCTCCGCCGCACTGCATATCAAAAACCTTGAGGAAGCCGGCCTTATAATCACCGAAACACAACCGGGAAAGCACGGCTCCATGCGGGTATGCACCTGTTCGATGCAATCCTTTTTTCTTCAGAATTCCGATACAGATGCCGATTCCGCAAGCAACAGCATCTTTATGGATATGCCTGTGGGCAACTATTATCAGTGGGATATCCAGCCCACCTGCGGCCTGGCTGATGAAAATGGTATTATTGACGGTTACGATGATGTCCGTACTTTTTACTCCCCTGCACGTGGGAGGGCGCAGCTTCTATGGTTTCACAGCGGATACATTGAATACCGCTTTCCTAACATAGGCAATCCGCTCCTGTCCCCCAGCGAGATCTCCTTTCAGATGGAAATCTGCTCTGAGGCCCCGGGATATTTAGAGCACTGGCCCTCTGATATTACCATCTCCATCAACGGTCATGAGGTAGGAACCTACTGCTCCCCGGGAGATTACGGCGCAAGAAGGGGCAATCTCACCCCTTTATGCTGGCCCAACGGACGGACACAGTACGGCATTTTAAAGACATTTTCCGTGCGGGAACATGGCGGCTATATCGACGGTGCGCTTGTGAATCAGCAGCTTGGCCTTAAGCAGCTCAAACTCAATGAGCAGCAGTATATCTCACTCCGCATACAGATAAAGGAAACTGCCCATAACATAGGGGGTATCAATTTGTTTGGAGAAAAATATGGAGACTATCCACAGGGAATTGTTATGAGTCTGGTATATTGA